GATCACGCCGGGCTCGGGGCCTGGGTCGGTGGGCGCCGTCTGCGCACTCGCCCAGATCGGGCTCAAGCACAGCCATGCGCTCAAGCACCAGCGCCAGCGCCGGCCGCCCTGGACCCCGTGTTTCACTCGCCGTCGACCCACTCGATGCGGGCACCCAGCGAGCAGATGTTCTCGACGAATTGCGGGTGGGCGCGGCGGATCGGTGTGGCGTTGCGGATCACCGATTTGCCCGAGATGCTGGCCGCCACCATCAGCAGGGCAATGGCCACGCGGATGATGTAGGGGCTCTCCACCTCGGCCGGGTGCAGCGGCTTGCCGCCGAAGGTGACCATGCGATGCGGGTCGGACAGGAAGGCGTGGCCGCCGAACTTGCTCAGCTCCGAGGTCCAGCCCATGGCGCCGTCGTAGATCTTGTTCCAGAACATCACGCTGCCTTCGGCCTTGATGCCCAGGGCCACGAAGATGGGCAGCAGGTCCACCGGCAGGTAGGGCCAGGGCGCGGCCTCGACCTTTTGCAGGATGTTGCGGGTGAAGGGCTCCTTGACCTTGAGCGGGCCTTGCGTCTCGGCGCGCGACCAGCCGTTCTCGTGCACGATCTGCACGCCGAACTTGGCAAAGGTACGGTCGATCAGGGGGAACTGCTCGGGTGTGGAGTTCTTCACCTCGACCCGGCCGCCGGTGATGGCGCCCAGGGCCAGGAAGGTGACGATCTCGTGGAAATCCTCGGCGAAAGTGAACTCGCCGCCGCCCAGGCGCTCGACGCCGTGGATGGTCAGGCGCGAGGTGCCCAGGCCTTCGATCTGCGCGCCCAACATCTTCAGAAAGGCACAGAACTCCTGCACATGGGGCTCGGAGGCGGCGTTCATCAGCGTCGAGCGGCCCTGGGCCAGGGCGGCGCAAAGCACGAAGTTCTCGGTGGTGGTGACCGAAGCGTAGTCGGTCCAGTGGTCGTTGGCCCGCAGGCGGGCCGGCACGGCCAGGACCAGGCCATCGGGCTGGCGCTCGACGCTGGCACCGAAACGCTGGAAGACCTCGACATGGGGGTCGATCTCGCGCACGCCCAGGGTGCAGCCGGTCACATCGTCCTCGATGCGGGCCGAGCAGAAGCGCGCCAGCAGGCCCGGCACCAGCATGATGGAGCTGCGCATTTCCTCGGGCAGGCGGTCGCGCGCGGCGTCGAAACAGGTGTCGCGGTGGTGCAGGTCCAGCACCCGGGTCTTGGCGTCCATCTCGACCGAGCTGCCGAGGCTGCGGAAGACCTCGAGGATCTTCTTCACGTCCGTGATGTCGGGCACCCCGTGCAGGCGCACCGGCTCGCGCGTCAGCAGGGTCGCGCAGAGGATGGGCAGGACGGCGTTCTTGTTGGCCGAGGGAACGATGCGGCCGGCAAGAGGCGTGCCGCCGTGGACGATGAGATTGGACATGGACGGAGAAAGGATCGCAGGGGCACCGAAGCGGTGAGCCCGATTATCGTTGCCCTGGCAAAAACCCCGGCGGGGCTCAGCGCACCGGCACCAGGGGCTGGGCGCCCGGACTCATCAGCACGGTGTTGCCGGCCTTGCCCGCCACGGCAATGGCCGTGTCGCGGTGGATCTCAGCCAGCTTGATCTCTTTCAAGGCCGGGGTCAGCGATTCGCTGACGATGCGATTGGCACGCGCCTCGCCCTCAGCCTGCACGATCAGGCGCTCGGCCTCGGCCTTGGCCAGTTCGATCTCCTTGCGCTTCTTCTCGATCGCCTGATCGGTCTCGGCGCGCTGGCGAATGGCCGCCTCGATGGCGGGGTCGGTCAGCAGGTTGCGGACATTGACCGCGGTGATGACAAAAGCCCCCTTGTCATTGGCATCGAGCTCTTTTTGCAACTCGGAGCGCACCATCTCGGCCAGCTCGGTGCGCTTGGTGTGCATGGTGGTGGCATCCAGCTGGGCGATGGCTTTGTAGACGGCCTCGCGCGCCTCGCGCGACACGCGGCTGAAGGCGATCACCAGATCCTTGGTGCCGCCCTTGACGATGTCGCCATGCTTGACCACATCACCCTGGTACTTCACATACAAGCCGGGCACGGCGCTGGGCGTGGTCTTGAAGTAGATGTCCAGGTCCACATCCTTCATGGTCAGGTTGTCCCGGCTCTTGGGCGTCATGTCGTAGAGCGAGAAGCTGACTTCCTTGGTGGTGAACTCATCCACTGACTTGAACAGGGTGAAGTAGACGCCGGGCGGCAAGGACTCGGCGCCCACCTTGCCCAGCGTACGCTCGACACCGACGTTG
This region of Paucibacter aquatile genomic DNA includes:
- a CDS encoding UDP-N-acetylglucosamine 1-carboxyvinyltransferase, with product MSNLIVHGGTPLAGRIVPSANKNAVLPILCATLLTREPVRLHGVPDITDVKKILEVFRSLGSSVEMDAKTRVLDLHHRDTCFDAARDRLPEEMRSSIMLVPGLLARFCSARIEDDVTGCTLGVREIDPHVEVFQRFGASVERQPDGLVLAVPARLRANDHWTDYASVTTTENFVLCAALAQGRSTLMNAASEPHVQEFCAFLKMLGAQIEGLGTSRLTIHGVERLGGGEFTFAEDFHEIVTFLALGAITGGRVEVKNSTPEQFPLIDRTFAKFGVQIVHENGWSRAETQGPLKVKEPFTRNILQKVEAAPWPYLPVDLLPIFVALGIKAEGSVMFWNKIYDGAMGWTSELSKFGGHAFLSDPHRMVTFGGKPLHPAEVESPYIIRVAIALLMVAASISGKSVIRNATPIRRAHPQFVENICSLGARIEWVDGE
- a CDS encoding SPFH domain-containing protein, yielding MKRFVRTFGLIGLCALMSACSQIDTGNVGVERTLGKVGAESLPPGVYFTLFKSVDEFTTKEVSFSLYDMTPKSRDNLTMKDVDLDIYFKTTPSAVPGLYVKYQGDVVKHGDIVKGGTKDLVIAFSRVSREAREAVYKAIAQLDATTMHTKRTELAEMVRSELQKELDANDKGAFVITAVNVRNLLTDPAIEAAIRQRAETDQAIEKKRKEIELAKAEAERLIVQAEGEARANRIVSESLTPALKEIKLAEIHRDTAIAVAGKAGNTVLMSPGAQPLVPVR